From a single Phycisphaerales bacterium genomic region:
- a CDS encoding DUF4287 domain-containing protein, whose product MAKSPDDATATMIANLKEKTGKSLEQWVKIATASKLSKHGEIVGMLKKDHGLTHGYANLVAHSALKSAASDAQPDDLVAAQYSGAKAGLKPVYDALVAAIGKFGNDVEFAPKKAYVSVRRAKQFAILQPSTATRLDVGINLKGEKPTDRLEASGSFNAMVSHRVRLSDPKDVDKQLTGWLRQAYDAAL is encoded by the coding sequence ATGGCCAAATCACCCGACGACGCCACCGCCACGATGATCGCCAATCTCAAGGAGAAGACCGGCAAGAGCCTTGAGCAGTGGGTCAAGATCGCCACGGCCTCAAAACTCTCAAAGCACGGCGAGATCGTGGGCATGCTCAAGAAGGACCACGGTCTCACACACGGCTACGCGAACCTCGTGGCGCACTCCGCACTCAAGTCTGCCGCGTCGGACGCCCAGCCCGATGATCTTGTCGCCGCGCAGTACAGCGGCGCCAAGGCGGGGCTTAAGCCCGTTTACGACGCGCTCGTCGCCGCCATCGGCAAATTTGGCAACGACGTCGAGTTCGCTCCCAAGAAGGCGTACGTCAGCGTCCGCCGGGCCAAGCAGTTTGCCATCCTCCAGCCATCGACCGCGACGCGCCTCGATGTCGGCATCAATCTCAAAGGCGAAAAGCCGACGGACCGGCTCGAAGCCTCCGGCAGTTTCAACGCGATGGTGTCGCATCGCGTGCGGCTGAGTGACCCAAAGGACGTGGACAAGCAGCTGACCGGCTGGCTCAGGCAGGCGTATGACGCAGCGCTCTAA